The proteins below are encoded in one region of Bacillota bacterium:
- a CDS encoding polyprenyl synthetase family protein yields MNRTKNPGPEDRGPENPEAARLLADWRAAVEEHLARLLPREELPPRELHAAMRYAVFPGGKRLRPLLVMAAAHLGDRAASALAGACAVELVHSYSLVHDDLPCMDDDELRRGRPTCHRVFGQAVALLAGNALLALAFGVLASYPGDLAGRLVEELARACGSQGLAGGQVGDLLWEPSPQSYDFVADAKTGALFRACLRMGGLLAGADPQTMEVLDRCGLHLGRAFQMRDDLDDWASGQDATGMNAAAIWGREEAERRADEEGQACLRLVRSLGYRSGALTYLVARAGAGYRRSI; encoded by the coding sequence GTGAACCGGACGAAGAACCCTGGCCCGGAGGACCGGGGCCCGGAGAATCCGGAAGCGGCCCGCCTGCTCGCTGACTGGCGGGCGGCGGTGGAAGAGCACCTGGCACGGCTCCTGCCGCGCGAGGAACTACCGCCCCGGGAGCTCCATGCCGCCATGCGCTATGCCGTTTTCCCGGGAGGGAAGCGCCTGCGTCCCCTGCTGGTAATGGCAGCCGCCCACCTGGGAGACCGGGCCGCCTCTGCCCTGGCGGGGGCATGTGCCGTGGAGCTGGTCCACTCCTACTCCCTGGTCCACGACGACCTCCCCTGCATGGACGACGACGAGTTGCGCCGCGGGCGCCCCACCTGTCACCGGGTTTTCGGCCAGGCGGTGGCCCTGCTGGCGGGCAACGCCCTGCTCGCGCTGGCCTTCGGCGTCCTGGCGTCCTACCCCGGCGATCTGGCAGGGCGACTGGTGGAAGAGCTGGCGCGGGCGTGCGGCTCCCAGGGACTGGCCGGCGGCCAGGTGGGCGACTTACTTTGGGAACCATCACCGCAAAGCTACGATTTCGTGGCTGACGCCAAGACCGGAGCGCTCTTCCGGGCCTGCCTGCGCATGGGTGGCCTGCTCGCCGGTGCGGACCCCCAAACGATGGAGGTCCTGGACCGCTGCGGCCTGCACCTGGGCCGGGCCTTCCAGATGCGGGACGACCTGGACGACTGGGCGTCCGGGCAGGATGCAACGGGGATGAACGCTGCGGCCATATGGGGCCGGGAGGAGGCCGAACGGCGGGCGGACGAGGAAGGGCAAGCCTGCCTGCGCCTGGTGCGGTCACTGGGCTACAGGAGCGGCGCCCTGACGTACCTGGTCGCCCGAGCGGGGGCAGGATACCGCCGCTCCATTTGA
- the xseB gene encoding exodeoxyribonuclease VII small subunit, producing the protein MKQPPEPRFEEALAQLEQIVRALEQGNAGLEESLRLFEEGTRLLGVCQRRLDEAEGRMAKLIQGEDGEPDEEPWPGGPGPGESGSGPPAR; encoded by the coding sequence GTGAAACAGCCTCCCGAACCCCGTTTCGAAGAAGCCCTGGCCCAGCTCGAGCAGATCGTGCGCGCCCTGGAGCAGGGTAACGCCGGCCTGGAGGAGTCGCTGCGTCTCTTCGAGGAAGGGACCAGGTTGCTCGGGGTGTGCCAGCGCCGCCTGGACGAGGCGGAGGGCAGGATGGCAAAACTCATACAGGGTGAAGATGGTGAACCGGACGAAGAACCCTGGCCCGGAGGACCGGGGCCCGGAGAATCCGGAAGCGGCCCGCCTGCTCGCTGA
- the xseA gene encoding exodeoxyribonuclease VII large subunit gives MTWKLAPRGPEEKVWRVSEITRHIKHVLEEQAPLQDTWVRGEIANFKHHSRGHLYFSLRDGESRLACVMFSSRVAGLVFAPANGISVLCRGSIGVFERDGIYQLYVEEMHPDGLGALWQALEELRRRLEEEGLFAPARKRPLPQVPARVAVITSPTGAVIRDIVRVAHRRFPRFDLLLVPVQVQGLEAPGEIAAALDLVNRYRLAEVIIVARGGGSMEELWAFNTEEVARAISRSALPVVSAVGHESDVTIADLVADVRAATPSHAAEIVVPDRARWEEVLSGWRSRLRVAVAGQLARLRERLDELAVRPCLARPADVVWQRRQAVDLLAERLERALGNHLRTRRLKVEACAGQLAALDPRAVLSRGYAICYRLPGRQVVASVDEVAVPDEVVVRLKDGEMDCRVQATRELPGGDGR, from the coding sequence ATGACCTGGAAGCTGGCTCCCCGGGGGCCGGAGGAGAAGGTGTGGCGGGTGAGCGAAATCACCCGCCACATCAAACACGTTCTCGAGGAACAGGCCCCTCTGCAGGACACCTGGGTGCGCGGGGAAATCGCCAACTTCAAGCACCACTCGCGAGGCCACCTCTATTTCTCCCTGCGGGACGGGGAGTCGCGCCTGGCATGTGTGATGTTCTCGTCCCGGGTGGCGGGTCTGGTCTTTGCGCCAGCCAACGGCATAAGCGTGCTGTGCCGGGGCTCCATCGGGGTGTTCGAAAGGGACGGCATCTATCAGCTGTATGTGGAGGAGATGCACCCGGACGGACTGGGGGCGTTGTGGCAGGCCCTGGAGGAGCTGCGCCGGCGCCTGGAGGAGGAGGGGCTCTTTGCACCGGCACGTAAGCGGCCGCTCCCGCAGGTACCGGCCCGGGTGGCGGTGATCACATCCCCCACCGGCGCCGTCATCCGGGACATCGTGCGGGTTGCCCACCGCCGGTTCCCCCGCTTCGACCTGCTCCTGGTACCCGTCCAGGTGCAGGGCCTGGAAGCACCGGGGGAAATCGCGGCGGCCCTGGATCTGGTGAACCGGTACCGCCTGGCGGAGGTGATCATCGTGGCTCGCGGGGGCGGGTCGATGGAAGAGCTGTGGGCCTTCAACACGGAAGAGGTGGCACGGGCCATATCCCGGTCCGCCCTCCCGGTGGTGTCCGCGGTGGGCCACGAGTCGGATGTCACCATCGCCGACCTGGTGGCGGACGTGCGGGCGGCCACCCCCTCCCACGCGGCCGAGATCGTGGTTCCCGACCGGGCCCGGTGGGAAGAGGTCCTGAGCGGCTGGCGCAGCCGCCTGCGCGTGGCCGTGGCGGGGCAGCTGGCCCGCCTTAGAGAGCGGCTCGATGAGCTGGCGGTCCGGCCCTGCCTGGCCCGCCCCGCCGACGTGGTGTGGCAGCGTCGCCAGGCCGTGGATCTCCTGGCGGAGAGGTTGGAGCGGGCCCTGGGGAACCACCTCCGTACCCGGCGGTTGAAGGTGGAGGCATGCGCGGGGCAGCTGGCGGCTCTGGACCCGCGGGCGGTGCTGAGTCGCGGGTATGCCATCTGCTACCGCCTGCCCGGGCGGCAGGTGGTGGCCAGCGTGGACGAGGTGGCAGTGCCCGATGAGGTGGTGGTGAGGCTGAAGGACGGAGAAATGGACTGCCGGGTGCAGGCCACCCGGGAGCTCCCAGGGGGGGATGGACGGTGA
- the folD gene encoding bifunctional methylenetetrahydrofolate dehydrogenase/methenyltetrahydrofolate cyclohydrolase FolD, with product MSARIIDGKAVAEAARAEVRAEVAGLKERGILPGLAVILVGEDPASKTYVRNKERACKDAGIHSEVYRLPADTPEHEVLRLIGELNARPEISGILLQHPVPGHIDERRCFDAISPEKDVDGFHPVNQGRLLIGERCFVPCTPQGILHLLEHTGVDLKGKRAVVVGRSNIVGKPVALLLLSRHATVTICHSRTQDLGAETRAADVLVVAVGKARAVRGDMIKPGAVVIDVGVNPEDGKLVGDVDFESAVDVASAITPVPGGVGPMTIAMLLKNTVEAARRQAGLA from the coding sequence ATGAGTGCACGCATCATCGACGGCAAGGCCGTCGCCGAGGCAGCGCGCGCCGAGGTCCGCGCGGAAGTGGCCGGTCTCAAGGAGCGGGGTATCCTGCCCGGTCTGGCGGTGATCCTGGTGGGGGAAGACCCGGCTTCCAAGACCTATGTGCGCAACAAGGAACGGGCCTGCAAGGACGCCGGCATCCATTCGGAAGTGTACCGCCTGCCCGCCGACACGCCGGAGCATGAGGTGCTGCGCCTGATCGGCGAGCTCAACGCCCGCCCGGAGATCTCGGGCATCCTGCTCCAGCATCCTGTGCCCGGGCATATCGACGAACGGCGCTGCTTCGACGCCATCAGCCCGGAAAAGGATGTGGACGGATTCCACCCCGTGAACCAGGGGCGGCTCCTCATCGGCGAGAGGTGCTTCGTCCCCTGCACGCCGCAGGGGATCCTGCACCTGCTCGAGCACACCGGGGTCGACCTCAAGGGTAAGCGGGCCGTGGTGGTGGGCCGTTCCAACATCGTGGGCAAGCCAGTGGCCCTGCTGCTCCTCTCCCGACACGCCACCGTCACCATCTGCCATTCCCGCACGCAGGACCTGGGGGCGGAGACCCGTGCCGCCGACGTGCTGGTGGTGGCCGTGGGCAAAGCCCGGGCCGTCCGGGGCGACATGATCAAGCCGGGCGCGGTGGTCATCGACGTGGGCGTCAACCCCGAAGACGGCAAGCTGGTGGGCGACGTGGATTTCGAGTCGGCGGTCGACGTGGCCTCGGCCATTACTCCGGTGCCGGGCGGCGTGGGCCCCATGACCATCGCCATGCTGCTCAAGAACACGGTGGAGGCGGCCAGGAGGCAGGCGGGCCTGGCCTAG
- the gltA gene encoding NADPH-dependent glutamate synthase: MPLRKTKVPMPEQHPEERIRNFREVALGLTPELAQEEAERCLQCKNPTCEQGCPVNVRIKEFIGKLRGGDVEGAYRSIWSTNILPSICGRVCPQEEQCERYCLMGKKNEPVAIGRLERYLGDWAREQGLRLAEKPSPNGKRVAVVGSGPAGLTCASDLAQKGYQVTVFEALHVPGGVLMYGIPEFRLPKAVVQAEIDGLRALGVEIRTDAVVGKTLTVDDLFADGYQAVFLGTGAGLPNFLGIPGENLCGVYSANEFLTRINLMKGYLFPEYDTPVKSGRRVAVVGAGNVAMDAARCALRLGPEKVYIVYRRTWEEMPARREEIHHAKEEGIEFHLLTAPVEILGDEKGWVKGMVCQRMELGEPDASGRRRPVPIPGSEYHLDVDTVVIAIGTTPNPLVSRSSSGLQTTRWGGLIIDEETGMTTRPGVFAGGDSVTGAATVILAMGAGRRAAAGIDRYLSEGGKQG, translated from the coding sequence ATGCCGCTCCGCAAGACCAAGGTACCCATGCCCGAGCAGCACCCGGAGGAACGCATCCGCAACTTCCGGGAGGTGGCGCTGGGCCTTACCCCCGAACTGGCGCAGGAGGAGGCGGAACGCTGCCTGCAATGCAAGAATCCCACCTGCGAGCAGGGGTGCCCGGTCAACGTCCGCATCAAGGAGTTCATCGGTAAGCTGCGTGGCGGTGACGTGGAGGGCGCCTACCGCAGCATCTGGTCGACCAACATCTTGCCTTCCATATGCGGGCGGGTATGCCCGCAGGAGGAGCAGTGCGAAAGGTACTGCCTGATGGGCAAGAAGAACGAGCCGGTCGCCATCGGACGCCTGGAGCGGTACCTGGGCGACTGGGCGCGCGAGCAGGGCCTCCGCCTGGCCGAGAAGCCTTCCCCCAACGGCAAGAGGGTGGCCGTGGTGGGCTCCGGACCGGCCGGGCTCACCTGCGCCAGCGACCTGGCTCAGAAGGGATACCAGGTTACCGTCTTCGAAGCCCTGCACGTGCCCGGCGGGGTCCTGATGTACGGTATCCCCGAGTTTCGTCTGCCCAAGGCGGTGGTACAGGCGGAGATCGACGGGCTGCGCGCCCTGGGGGTGGAGATCAGGACGGACGCGGTGGTGGGAAAGACGCTTACCGTGGACGACCTCTTCGCCGACGGCTACCAGGCCGTGTTCCTGGGCACGGGGGCGGGGCTCCCCAACTTCCTGGGCATCCCGGGCGAGAACCTGTGCGGGGTGTACTCGGCCAACGAATTCCTGACCCGCATCAACCTCATGAAGGGGTACCTGTTCCCCGAGTATGACACCCCGGTCAAGAGCGGCCGCCGGGTGGCGGTGGTGGGGGCGGGGAACGTGGCCATGGACGCAGCCCGCTGCGCCCTGCGCCTGGGTCCCGAAAAGGTCTACATCGTATACCGCCGTACCTGGGAGGAGATGCCCGCCCGGCGCGAAGAAATCCACCATGCCAAAGAGGAAGGTATCGAGTTCCACCTGCTCACCGCGCCCGTTGAGATCCTGGGGGACGAGAAGGGCTGGGTGAAGGGGATGGTCTGCCAGCGCATGGAGCTGGGGGAGCCGGATGCCTCCGGGCGCAGGCGCCCCGTGCCCATTCCGGGCAGTGAGTACCATCTGGACGTGGACACGGTCGTCATTGCCATCGGCACCACACCCAACCCCCTGGTTTCCCGTTCCAGCTCCGGCCTGCAGACCACCAGGTGGGGAGGGCTCATCATCGACGAGGAAACCGGCATGACCACCCGGCCCGGGGTCTTCGCTGGAGGCGACAGCGTGACGGGGGCGGCCACGGTGATCCTGGCCATGGGAGCGGGACGCCGGGCGGCCGCGGGCATCGACCGCTATCTGTCCGAAGGGGGGAAGCAGGGATGA